Proteins encoded by one window of Lathyrus oleraceus cultivar Zhongwan6 chromosome 1, CAAS_Psat_ZW6_1.0, whole genome shotgun sequence:
- the LOC127107736 gene encoding uncharacterized protein LOC127107736, whose protein sequence is MVREEIPKLECEPQLHEAVVRHMIHGPCGIINRKSPCMKDGHCKKRYPKQFLDETRQGTDSYPEYRRRFDESVSLGKDKSVDNRWVVPYNPWLLLKYDCHINVEICSSIKSIKYLYKYVYKGPDRVAMEVHKGSYMDEVQQYVDAR, encoded by the coding sequence ATGGTAAGAGAAGAAATACCTAAATTAGAATGTGAACCACAGTTGCATGAAGCTGTTGTAAGACATATGATCCACGGACCTTGCGGCATAATCAACCGAAAGTCTCCATGTATGAAAGACGGACATTGTAAAAAAAGGTATCCCAAACAATTCTTGGATGAAACACGTCAAGGCACTGACTCATATCCCGAGTATAGGAGAAGGTTTGATGAGTCTGTATCGTTAGGTAAAGATAAGTCTGTCGATAATAGATGGGTGGTTCCTTATAACCCTTGGTTACTGTTAAAGTATGACTGTCACATCAATGTAGAGATTTGTAGTAGCATTAAAAGTATCAAGTATCTATACAAATATGTGTACAAGGGCCCTGATCGTGTGGCTATGGAGGTTCATAAAGGATCATACATGGATGAAGTTCAACAATATGTTGATGCAAGATAA
- the LOC127107746 gene encoding uncharacterized protein LOC127107746 produces the protein MRSLYDQEFAEFFIRIGDGVEPTKLDDMVRLPLHIAIPWEGEHSIQVLIQHIFPNLELHGWDAPYMVQRAILTPTNDDVQKLNDMIIDQFPGEEHNLLSFDEVEGDHHNLYQQEFLNSITQGSLPPHILKIKKSAPLMLLRNLDPRYGLCNGTRGVSHTTTRVLTRKGKLKGEDGGYTRNVVYKQILLSHPQFFKSQERIDKGIYEELIRIFIRYILSFVCKYNIRALNFV, from the exons ATGCGATCATTGTATGATCAAGAGTTTGCAGAATTTTTTATTCGCATTGGTGATGGTGTTGAACCTACTAAACTAGATGACATGGTGAGGTTACCTTTACATATTGCAATCCCATGGGAAGGTGAACATTCCATACAAGTACTTATCCAACATATTTTTCCTAATTTAGAATTGCATGGTTGGGATGCCCCATATATGGTACAAAGAGCTATTTTGACACCAACAAATGATGATGTCCAGAAATTGAATGATATGATTATCGATCAGTTCCCAGGAGAAGAACATAATTTGTTATCGTTTGACGAGGTTGAAGGAGATCATCATAATTTATACCAGCAAGAATTCTTAAACTCAATTACACAAGGTAGTTTGCCACCACATATTCTAAAGATAAAAAAGAGTGCACCATTGATGTTGTTACGAAATCTAGATCCTAGATATGGATTGTGTAATGGGACCCG GGGTGTTTCACATACTACAACAAGAGTTTTAACCAGGAAAGGAAAATTGAAAGGAGAAGATGGTGGCTACACAAGAAATGTAGTCTACAAACAAATTCTTTTATCGCATCCGCAG ttttttaaatctcaagagCGTATTGATAAAGGGATATACGAAGAATTGATTCGAATCTTTATAAG ATACATATTAAGTTTTGTTTGCAAATATAATATTCGCGCATTAAATTTTGTTTGA
- the LOC127137442 gene encoding LEAF RUST 10 DISEASE-RESISTANCE LOCUS RECEPTOR-LIKE PROTEIN KINASE-like 2.2, with amino-acid sequence MSFHYQFPDSPPSFYTSSDDFNRQAQTTFDRFGDTVDSSMKWAVAESIVYGIVVIIAVIAIVYAIIECLKKAGTAIPAYTQISTTEKDNQVFSNSSFPSTSEIEVIIAQDSEAEFPTMERFLSNINREKPIRFTPEKLEEITKSYSTILGSGAFGVVFKGELSNGENVAVKVLNCLDMGMEEQFKAEVSTIGRTYHINLVKLYGFCFHHDTKALVYECVENGSLDKYLFGSTNRDVELQKLREIAIGTAKGIAYLHEECQHRIIHYDIKPENVLLDMKLVPKIADFGLAKLRNRESNNTVIINTHFRGTRGYAAPELWKAYPVTYKCDVYSFGILLFEIVGRRRHFDSSYSESQQWFPKWTWEMFENNELVVMLALCGIEEKDNEIAERMLKVALWCVQYSPNDRPLMSTVVKMLEGEIEISPPPFPFHNLVPDKQNLTSEGSDADSDTTASSWNTESIRECFGTKHNRFEIEKAT; translated from the exons ATGAGTTTTCACTATCAGTTTCCTGATTCTCCTCCTTCTTTTTACACTTCATCTGACGATTTTAATAGACAAGCTCAAACAACTTTTGACAGATTCGGTGACACCGTTGATTCTTCTATGAAATGGGCTGTAGCAGAATCTATAG TATATGGAATAGTGGTAATAATAGCTGTTATCGCAATAGTGTATGCTATTATAGAGTGCTTGAAGAAAGCAGGAACAGCAATTCCCGCTTACACTCAGATTTCAACAACAGAAAAAGATAATCAAGTATTTTCAAACTCTTCATTCCCTTCAACCAGCGAAATCGAAGTTATTATAGCACAAGATTCAGAAGCTGAATTTCCAACCATGGAGAGATTCTTAAGCAACATCAATAGAGAAAAACCAATCAGATTCACACCCGAGAAGCTCGAGGAGATCACAAAAAGCTACTCAACCATATTAGGTTCTGGTGCTTTCGGTGTTGTCTTCAAAGGAGAGTTATCGAATGGAGAAAATGTTGCTGTCAAAGTTCTCAACTGTTTGGACATGGGAATGGAAGAGCAATTCAAAGCCGAAGTTAGCACGATCGGAAGAACTTACCATATCAATTTAGTCAAGCTTTATGGATTTTGTTTTCACCATGACACCAAGGCCCTTGTTTACGAGTGCGTTGAGAATGGTTCGCTAGATAAGTACTTGTTTGGAAGCACGAACCGCGACGTTGAGTTACAAAAGCTTCGTGAGATTGCTATTGGAACGGCTAAAGGAATCGCGTATTTACACGAGGAATGTCAGCATAGGATAATACATTATGATATCAAACCAGAAAATGTTCTTCTTGACATGAAATTAGTACCGAAGATAGCGGATTTTGGATTGGCGAAGTTAAGAAATAGAGAAAGTAACAACACTGTAATAATAAATACTCACTTTAGAGGAACAAGAGGTTACGCTGCACCGGAGTTATGGAAGGCTTATCCGGTGACATACAAGTGCGATGTTTATAGTTTTGGTATTCTGCTGTTTGAAATTGTAGGGAGAAGAAGGCATTTTGATTCTAGCTATAGTGAATCGCAACAATGGTTTCCGAAATGGACGTGGGAAATGTTTGAGAACAATGAATTGGTTGTTATGCTCGCGCTTTGTGGAATTGAAGAGAAGGATAATGAGATTGCTGAGAGAATGTTAAAGGTTGCTCTATGGTGTGTTCAGTATTCACCAAATGATAGGCCTCTGATGAGTACTGTGGTGAAGATGTTAGAGGGTGAAATCGAAATTTCACCACCTCCATTTCCCTTCCATAATCTTGTTCCTGATAAGCAAAATTTGACATCAGAGGGAAGTGATGCGGATTCGGATACTACTGCGTCGTCGTGGAATACTGAATCTATTAGAGAATGTTTTGGAACCAAACACAATAGGTTTGAGATTGAAAAAGCTACATAG